A window of Tepidisphaeraceae bacterium genomic DNA:
CCCCTTTGACCACGAGTTCCTTTCCCCAGATGTCCAAGACATCTAATGACATAGCAGCGACGGTGGGGTCGGGACGAAAGCAGACGTCAACGGTATGGATGTCCGGCGAGAAGCCGGGAACATTAGAACCGATGCTCCAGGCAAAACTGCGTTGTCCGGCTGGGCGTGACAAGCTGCCCACTTTCCATTCCCGTTCGCCCGCCCGCAACCAGACCATGTGCGCCAAGCCGGCGGGCGCTTCGTCAACCTTTACACTAACCCTTAGGGATGCGGAGCTCTCCCCATAACGGTAGACGGATACCCCTGTGACGGTGATTGCATGTTGGATGCCGGGAAGCAGCGATGCGTCTGTCGTCAGCGTCACGATGGGCTCGTCCGAAGGCCTCAGGTCGAATGTCTCCGACAAGTCGAGGTCGATGGTCGCCAATGTCTTTGTGTCGTCCGGGTTCTCGCGAATGTAAAGCTTGGAGCGAAAACGGAAGACATGCTTCCCATCCGCGAGCCGGTCGAGCAGGGGCGTAGGGTTGTAGACTCTGAAAAACACCGAACGGCTACCGACCGAAGTTGACCCACTTCCGTAAGCGCGGTCCTTGGGTTCAACAAATTCCAGTTCATCCACACTGAAGCGGTCATCGCGCGAGTCGTAGCCGAGGGTCAGGCGGGTATTGGAACCAGCACGCGCGTTCACGTTTTGAATGCCGAGCGGCATCGGATCGCCACGCCGGACGTTCTCGCGTACGTGGAGCTTCATCTGCACCGCCTGCCGGGCATATAAGATCCATTGATCATCGGATACCTGTTGCTGGGCCCGTGCCCGTTCGATCATGTCGCCCCATTTCCTGTTCCAGGGCTGGTTGGGGTCGCCCTGCAGGTCCAGCGCACGCGACACGATGGATGCCACAGCGTCCCGCGACAGCAGCCCGGCGGTCAACCGGCGCTCCATCTCGGCAATCGCAGCGTCGCGGCGTTGCGCGTTGGCGGAATGAGCCTCGCGTTGCAACAGCCACATTGGCTTGTGCAACTGCGGGTCGAACGAGGTAGCGGTGGCGATCACCGTTGGCGAAAGGAACGCGAGGCCCAGCAGTATTCCGGCGACGCCCGCCGCGATCAACCCGCCCCGCCGCTGGCGGTGACCGTGGCGGATGGCCTTGGGTTGCGTCACGTCGCGGCCGCACTCTGGACAACGGTCGCTGCCTTCGGCCCGGCCGGTGAGGTCAAAGCCGCACGCGCGGCACAGTGGGTGGTCGTCGATCCGCCGGCCGATCATCCCACGGACCAGCAGCAGCAGGCCAGCCCCACCGCACACCAAGCCGGCGACCCAAATACCAACCCAGAGCCAGTTCGTTGATTGTTCCATCGCCATCGCAATCCCCTCTTGTCCAGACACGCATCGAAAAGACCGATATAATCCGCATATGCACGACGCCCGCAAGATTTTGGACCAGCAGTTCCTCGAGATGCGCTGGCGGTGTCTGTCGCTCGCCGCCGACTTTGATCGGATCGAGCGGGCCGCCGGTGGCGCCGATGTGATCGCGAGCGACCCCCGGCTGGCGAACCTGCGCGAGGCGATGAAGCAGATCGCCACCGCCGGTGGCGCGACGAGTCGGGCCGAATCGGTCCAGACGATCTTCAGCGACAAGACACCGCCACCCGATCGGAAGCCTTAACGCGTAGGGGCGGGCCTCCATGCCTGCCCTCTTTCTTCACTTGCGGCAACGGCGAAGAAGGGCAGGCACGGAGGCCTGCCCCTACAAGAACCAATGAAATTCATCGACCCCCACATCCACTGCGTCAGCCGCACCACCGACGATTACCTGTACATGGCCCGCGCTGGCGTCGTGGCGGTCTCGGAACCGGCGTTCTGGGCGGGATACGACCGCAGCAGCGCCAGCAGCTTCGGCGACTACTTCCGCCATCTGCTGGATGTCGAACCGTTGCGCGCGGCCCGTTACGGCATCGACCACTACGCGTGGCTGTGCATCAACGCCAAGGAAGCCGAGAACGTCGAGTTGGCCCGTGAGGTGATCAAGCTGATCCCGCCGTTGCTAAGCCACCCGCGTGTCCTGGGCGTCGGCGAGATCGGCCTGAACAAGAACACCGCCAACGAGATCACCATCTTCGAAGAGCAGGTCGAGATCGCAGCCACGCACGATCAGATGATTCTGATCCACACGCCCCACCTGCACGACAAGTACAAGGGCACGAACATCATCACGAGCATCCTGAAGAACGATTCGCGCATCAAGCCGCACCGCGTGCTGATTGACCATTGCGAGGAACACACGATCCGCATCGCGCGCGACAACGGCTTCTGGGCGGGGTTGACGATCTACCCGGTCAGCAAGGTGACGCCGCAACGTGGCTGCGACATCCTGGAGACGTTCGGCACGGACATGATCTGCGTCAACAGCGCCAGCGACTGGGGCGAGAGCGGCCCGAGCAACCTCACCGACACCTACCTCGAGTTCCGCCGGCGCGGGCACAGCGAGGCCGAGGCGACCGACGTATTCTACAACAACCCCTGCCGGTTCTTCGGCCAATCTCCGAAGTGGAAACTGCGTCCCGTCTCCTACGGTTCCAACAACTAACCGCGGCAAGATTTCGACGCAATTACCGGTGAAAAGCGCGCGTACGGTCGGGTGATTGCGGGTTGCCGCCGGACGCGTTGGCGCGCTATACTGCCCTTCTGGCCGAGGAGTGTTTTGCATACCGTGCCCCAACCAGAAAAGACCGTTGCAGCGGTTAGTGACGTTCGTGTCATCGTAGTCGACGACAGCAGCCCCACCGCGACCTCGCTGGCGCGGCTGCTGAAGTCGACCGGTTTCACCCCGATCGTCTTCCACAAGGGCAACGACGCCCTCGACCACGCCCGCACGATCGGCGCCGACGCCGCCGTCATCGACATCCACCTGCCCGACATCAATGGCCTGATCCTCAGCCAACAGCTCCGCGGCTGCCTGGGGCCCGGCAAGCCGATCATCGTGTTGTCCGGCGACACCTCCATGGAAACGCTGAACTCGCTGCCCCACGTCGGTGCGACACACTTCTTCAGCAAGCCCGTCAACGGCTCGCAGCTGGTCGAGCGACTTCGTGAACTGACCACCTAAGTGCCGCGCCCCCTCAACGACCGCCATTCACCAAACAAAAAGAAAAGCCCCTGAAAATTCAGGGGCTTTTCTCGTCGCACTAAGTGGAGGCGGCGGGATTTGAAGCATACGCCTCCCCCACCATTTCCCCCGAAATCCAGCGAATCGAAGACGTAGGCGGCATGGAATCCGGCATTACGGACGCCAGCTTACTTTTTATTGTTGAATCGTGGCCACGTTTAAACGCAGCTGTGCGGGCAGCTGTGATGGTCACGTTGCGCGCCGCTCTGCGCGAGGGAGTCTAGCTATGTCTCACGATGTGCCAGGGATTATTTCGCGGTTGTTTACGTTCCGTGTGCATCAGGGTGGGTATCTGGGTAACCGGATATCGAGCGGCGTTGCGGCTCCGGCATGCGATCCGGCGAGCCTCGCCGTGTTGAGGTTCCACCGCGTGGTTCTCAGCCTAATGGCGTCCGTTTATCGGGGGTTGCCGAGCGGTGTGGCCCGGCGTGTCGACGTGGCTGAATTGTACGTGGCGGGATTGCGTGGGGCGTGGCTCGCGGCTGTGAAGATCGACGGCGGGGCGCTGATCGCGAATGAGCGCGGATACGTCACCACGATCGTTCGAAATGCGATGATCGACTGGCTGATTACCTGCGGCGTTTGGCGAACCGCCGGCTCCCCAAACAATCGCTTTCACTTGGAGCGGCAGGCCGGGAAGAAGGAACGGCAGCGACTCGGGGCTTCATATGGTCTTGGTGACGGGCGGTACGCGAGCGAGTTGAATCGAACTGAGGCGGCGATCCTGGCTGATCAGGTAGCCGAGAAGTTGGATGACAGGGATCGGCAACTGTTGGTTCTCGTCTACCGCACGGGCATGGCCGTTGGGGAGGCGGCAGAGCATCTGGGCATGTCCTCACAGAGCGGAGAAGTAGCGCATTCTCGCATCATCGGGCACGCCCGCCGTCTGTGTGGCGTTGAAGGACCGATCGCCGAGGGTGTGGCGGTGGCTGACCTCGTGAAGCGCCTCGGATGGGTAGATGAAAAGCGCAGGGCCAAGCGGCTGGCCGATGCGGCGTGGAGGCGTACGCCGGCCGGTCGGGAGGCGAAGCGCCGAGAAAATGCGCGTCGTGCGGAGCGGCGCCGTGGTGAAGCAGTGTTGGCCAGTTGATGGCGAGGTGGCTGCATGTGTTCAGCAAATTCGCCGGAGTTGCTTTGGACGTTGCGTAACGCCCGGGGGCTCCGTTGTGGTTCTTGTGACCAAGAAGGGAGCCCCACTATGGGTGTGTTTGACAGCGTGATTGAGTGGCAGAAAAAGAGTGCGGACAAAGAGGCCTTTTTCAGCGGTGTGAATCGCGAGCGGCACACGGTTAAGCAAACGCGTCGAAAGTTCTTTTACGAGGCGGGCAAGGTTGCGGCGGAGTCGAATGAGCGCGTCGACAACTTCATGTTCGAAGAAGCTCGCATGAAGTGGGAAGAGCGCCAGATGGAGCGTGCGGAAGCTGGCCAAGAAGATGACTCGGAGGATGAAGCTGAGGACGCCGAAGCGGTTGACGATCAGGCCGATGAGGATTCGGCCGAAGAGGATGCCGCCGAGCACGATGACGCCGACGCCGACGATGCTGATGATGATGAATCGGAGTACGACGAGGCCGACGAAGACGAGGCGGATCATCGGTGTTGAGGGATGAGGGGAGGGGTAGGGGGAAGGCCGCAAGCGTAGCGGGCCGCCCCCCTGCCCCTCCCTGTTTTTTGGGTGGTGTCATGCGTGTTACTGATGTTGTTTATCCGGTCGTGACGGTGCCGATCGCTGATGTGGATTGGCTGCTCGGTGCGGCGATGCTGTCAGCGCTCGGCGTGTGCACCTGCGTCTATTGGCTGGCGACGTTGTCCTGGTCGATGCCGCCGGCGGTGCTGCGGTTGATGCGGTGGGCGGTCTCGCTCGGCCAGCGCTCGCAACTGACACGAAGGCGGCGGGGCCGGCGTCATCTGCACCAACGACGATGACCGCGGTGTCGGTCGGTCTGCAGCCTCGCCAGTGGTGGCGAGTGAGGAGCCGGTTAGTGCAGGAGGCTCGAATGTCGAATTTTGATTCGGTCAATTTACCGGTTGCGAGTCCCCACGCCCGTCGACCGGAGCCGCCGTCGCAGGGCCATGACGCCCTGGCGGAAAGTGGTGAGTCAAGGGTGTGCCCCGGTACTCCGGGGCTTGCGCAGCAACCCTTGACGCACCACGGGCCAGGGCAAAATGGAACGGAGACGGTGGCGCAGGGCGATGGGTGTGGGGACGACCCCCACGCCCAGAGATTGGTGGGCCAGAGCTCGGGAGCGGCAAAGCGGCCCGCACGACCGAAGCGCCGCCGACTGAAGATCGACGTGCTGGCAAGTCTTGCCGTCGAGGTCGAGGCGCTTGCCGATCAATCTGGCTTGGCTCGATCACAGTTCATGCCGGCGGCGTTGGCGTTGGGCGCTCGGAAGCTGGCGGCGCAGCTGGCTGGAGACGCCGAGCCCTCGAAGTAAACAAAACGACCGCAATCGGGTTCTGCTTGGCGGCGATCCGATTGCGGCCGTGTTCACACCGCACCGTGAGGGTGCAGGGAGGTATTGCGTGTCCAATTCTAAGTCCGCTGTTCGGGCTGGGCAACGTTTGTCCATTGCCGATCCCGGTGCGGAGTTCGATCGGCTGGCTGATTTACAGGCGACCTGGCCAGAGGTCGGCCGGTTCTCGGTCTGGCCACGTCGCAAGCGTGGTGGAAAGGTCGTCGTCCTGGCTGCATCGCCTGCCGTGGCGATGGGATCTGCCGCCGCAGTCTCTTCGGTTGTGTCGATGCAGGGTCTGGCCGGGGGCTTGTCTTCCCCACATAACGGGCCGCAGGCCCTTTTCGGCCCTGTTTTCGCGGTCAAGCCGCCTTCGACCCGGCCGACGCTGGATGAGTGGCTTAATGACGGCCGCAGGCTCGCCGAGAAGGTCCGTGAATCGCGGGCCGTGCATCGTGAAGCTGCGACCGATCGGCGGTTCGCGTTGCCGCACGCCGTGTGGGGTGAACGCAGTGAAGGGGATGCAACACCTGACCACCCCGCAAATCAGGCTGTGTATGATCCGGTTCGTGAGGCGATCAGCGATTGGGAGCGGGGTGGGCGTGTTGCCATCCCAGCCGCGATCTTCTTCGCTGATCAGAAGCTGCACGACGTGCACCGCATGCGTTACGCGGTCGGCGGCAACGTCTTCGAGTACAAGGGGCCACACGTGTCGCCGGCCGGCACGCGGGGCGATCGTCGTGAAATTACGGGCTTCTCGGACGCCAGCCGGCACCGCTGCTTGAAGTTCATGAACTCCGTCAACCGCACGGTGATCGAAGCGACGCGGGTGTGGTTCGTCACACTGACGTACCCGAAGGTGTGGGATGATGACCCGCAAGTATGGAAGAAACAACTAAAGGCGTTCCGCAAGCGCCTTGAGCGTGCGTTTGGCCGAATGGGCGTCGTGTGGAAGCTCGAACCGCAGAAGCGGGGAGCGCCGCACTTCCATTTGCTGCTACTAGTGCCGCCGGCGATGTGTCGCGACCTTCGCCAGGGCGAACGGAAGTGGCGGAGGGGTCGGTACTGCACCAACTGGCGTGGTGTGCATCTTCGGACCGTGCGTAACTTCGTGTCGCGTGCGTGGTTCAAAGTCGTCAACAGCGGGGACGTGAAACACCTCAGGGCCGGTACGCAGGTTGAGCCGCTCGAGACGTGGGACAAGATCGTGGGGTACGTCTCAAAGTACCTCGGGAAAACCTGCGTGTTCATGGATCAGGGATCGGGCGAGGTAAAGAACGTCGGGCGCTTCTGGGGCGTCTGGCGTCCGCAGCTGTGGGGCGTGCGGTGGGTCGAGGTGACGTTACCGCCAGAGGCGTGGCCACGGATGCGACGGCCGCTGCGGTCTCTGCTGGTGAAGCGTGGCCGGCAGATGAGGCCTGCCAACGGTGCACCGCCAGCGTTCCAGTGGATCGGCCGTCCGAGGCCTTGTAGTGCGTTTCTCCCGAGCGAGGTCATAGAGCGCCTGTTGTCCGAAGAGACGCCCTGGCGGTCCCTAGGGATGACGTACAGCCAAGAATATGAGTTCCGCCGCGATCTCGGCCGATCGCGCGAGTTGGAACGCGAGGCGGCGAGGTATCATTAAGCATGCAATACGAAAACGAACCAAACGCTGCGGGCGAGGTCGAGAGCGTGATCCTGGCCGTCATTGTCGATGCCCAAGAAGATTTGGTAGCACGCGAGGTTGTTCGGAAAACGCACCAGCTGGCGGTTGCGAATCGGTGGGCAAGGTATCACGCGGGCAAGGTGACCGCCGAGACAGACCCGGGGCTTTTGTTCGTCGTTGAGAGGCGTTTCACGCCGGGGCATGTGCCGCCGGTCGATGCAATGGTGCTAGACCTTGCGAAGTTACTGGACAGCATGCCCGGCCCGGCTGTGAATCGTCGAGCGTGACCGGCCGCGGAGACTGGAACGCCGGCGGGTCACGCGTTGTCACAGCCGGCGTGGCACGCGTGCTTCGGGCCGGCATGGATTCCGGAATTGATTTCGGAAACAATCATGGTAAGGTGAAGCCATGGCGAAGCGCGGTGCAAAGAGGACGAGGGTAGCAACAGACGGAAAGGCGAGGCTTGAGGTTCGCGTCGATGAGGTGGTGGCGAACCGTCTGTTCGAGCTAGCGGAACGCGCTGGATTAAGCGTGAATCAGATAATGGCTGGGTTGGCGCGGTGGGCCGTGGACAACGGCCATCCGGGCACGCCAGTGATCACAGGGCATCGCGTGGAATCTGGCGAGGTGCCTGGGTGCGTGTGGTTTGGTCAGGCGGAGTGGGATGTCGAGGAGTCTGAGGATGGTCAACTCCATCCGTCGTCGCCGGTGATCGTGTTGGCTTTGGATTATTCGGATGCTCGAGCAATCAGGAATGAGTTGCACGGCAAGCGGGCGAAAAGTCAGAAAAGGCGGTGAGGTGATGGTCGATCAGAAACCTCCGAAGGACGATGCAGCACCGGTAACGGTGGACGTTGTAGCGGCGGAATTGCACGTCACGGATAAGACGATTCGCAAGTGGCGGCGGGTGTACGGGCTACCGTTCAAGAAAATCGGAGGGGTGCTTCTGTTCGATCTGCATGACGTTCGGCGATGGTTCAAGGAGTGGAACGGAAATGGCCACGCTTGCAAATGATGGTGGGCTCTTCCGGGTCGTGGTGAACTCGCCGAGCCGGCGTGCCTACCCAATTCGTCTTGGTCGCGTGAAGCCGCCGTCGCTCGCTTCAGCGTTCCGCACCCGGGTGACAGAACTCGAAGACGCCGTGCGGCTCGGGCTTCCGCCGAAGCCTGCGATTATCGAATGGTTGAATGCCCTACCGCCGGACCTTCACCACAAGTTGGTCAAAGCCGGGCTCACAACCGCGCGCGTTGACACGACACTCCACGCGTGGCTCGAAAGTCATCTAGCCGGGAAGGTAAAGATGAAGTCGCGATCAAAGAGCAAACTGCGTGATACCCATGGCAAGCTCTACGAGTTCGGTGGTTTTGGCCGTGACATCAATATCGCAAAAATCACAGTTGGGCATGCGGAGGATTGGCACACCTGGCTGCATTCCTTGGCACTGAGCGACGCCACGATTAGAACTCACTGCGGGAACGCCAAGGCGATCTTTAACCGTGCGGTGAAGCGAAAATTGATCAGCGACAATCCGTTCATAGATTTGCCATCGGGCACGACGGCCGGTGCTGCCTCAGCGTACGTGTCGGAGTCGGACGCCGCTGCGATCATCGAGCGGTTGCCCGATGCCAAGTACAGGCTCTTGTTTGGCCTTGGGCGATACGCTGGTCTCCGCATCCCTTCCGAAACGCGACCCCTGACCGCGGCTCAGGTCGATCTCCACGGTGGCATGTTGCACGTGCGATGTGCGAAAACTGAGGGACACGCCGGGAAACAAGATCGCTACGTCCCGATTTCCCCACGGCTCAGGGCGTTGCTCGTAGACCGCCTAGCTGAAAGCCAGAGCGGCGATCTCTGCCCGGTCGGCTCTCACTCCCAAATCGGCGGATATGCCCGTCGTGTCGTTTGTGAAGCGATCAGGCGGGCGAACGTCCTTCCCTATCAGGACGTGTTTCAGTCGCTGCGGTCGTCACTCGCAAAAGAGTGGAAATCGCTTGGCGTCCCTGAATTCGCGGTCGATGCGTGGCTCGGGCATAACAACGTCACGAGCCGAAAGCATTACACGAGCAACGTGCCACCGCAGATGTTCAGTCTGATTACCGGCATCGAACAGGCGGCACGGAATCCGGCACGGAACGACGCGGAAATAGGTGGAAGTCAGGGAACGCCAGCGGACGGCCCAAAAACAGAACCTGCCGAAACTCCCCGAGTTATCGAGGATTTCCGGCAGGTTCCGTTGAAGTCCGAAGCGGACTTAGTGGAGGCGGCGGGATTTGAACCCGCGTCCCGAGATACTGCGAATGGCGGCCTCTACATGTTTACTCGGTCTTTTGATCTTGTTGCCGACGACGAGGAACGAGACCCTTCGCCGGCAACCAGTCGTCTTTATCTCGCCCGAAACCAACGACCGAGTCGCCGGGCTATCCCACTTTTTTCGGCTGGTGCTTAGTGGGCGTCGGCACCAT
This region includes:
- a CDS encoding TatD family hydrolase, which produces MKFIDPHIHCVSRTTDDYLYMARAGVVAVSEPAFWAGYDRSSASSFGDYFRHLLDVEPLRAARYGIDHYAWLCINAKEAENVELAREVIKLIPPLLSHPRVLGVGEIGLNKNTANEITIFEEQVEIAATHDQMILIHTPHLHDKYKGTNIITSILKNDSRIKPHRVLIDHCEEHTIRIARDNGFWAGLTIYPVSKVTPQRGCDILETFGTDMICVNSASDWGESGPSNLTDTYLEFRRRGHSEAEATDVFYNNPCRFFGQSPKWKLRPVSYGSNN
- a CDS encoding response regulator — translated: MPQPEKTVAAVSDVRVIVVDDSSPTATSLARLLKSTGFTPIVFHKGNDALDHARTIGADAAVIDIHLPDINGLILSQQLRGCLGPGKPIIVLSGDTSMETLNSLPHVGATHFFSKPVNGSQLVERLRELTT
- a CDS encoding helix-turn-helix domain-containing protein — translated: MVDQKPPKDDAAPVTVDVVAAELHVTDKTIRKWRRVYGLPFKKIGGVLLFDLHDVRRWFKEWNGNGHACK
- a CDS encoding sigma-70 family RNA polymerase sigma factor is translated as MSHDVPGIISRLFTFRVHQGGYLGNRISSGVAAPACDPASLAVLRFHRVVLSLMASVYRGLPSGVARRVDVAELYVAGLRGAWLAAVKIDGGALIANERGYVTTIVRNAMIDWLITCGVWRTAGSPNNRFHLERQAGKKERQRLGASYGLGDGRYASELNRTEAAILADQVAEKLDDRDRQLLVLVYRTGMAVGEAAEHLGMSSQSGEVAHSRIIGHARRLCGVEGPIAEGVAVADLVKRLGWVDEKRRAKRLADAAWRRTPAGREAKRRENARRAERRRGEAVLAS